Proteins encoded within one genomic window of Amycolatopsis sp. 2-15:
- a CDS encoding Zn-dependent hydrolase: MTASTASSGSTVDTRLRADADRIAHWLDTFAALSEPVSGPGVTRLAHTPLERRAHALFAEYVSSLGLTVRTDAAGNTIAELPGTEPNAQALGTGSHLDSVPNAGAFDGIAGVVAAMETARLYTEHDVRLAHPVRFVVFAAEEGARFGQACTGSRIVAGLTGAEDLETKFDAHGVSLADAMRSVGLDPAGAAGARWRPEDWAAFLELHIEQGSVLESTGLPLGVVDLISGSTRLRLDLTGRASHTGGTPMHQRADALAAAAEIVLLIEAIATDSRHHGTRATVGRLDSAPGSITTIAGQAQLHVDVRDVDSDRQRQTAAEIVERAHALAARRGIGFAARTLADASPVLLPRRVTDVVAATCAELGFAHRVLPSGASHDAQMVNHVTPTGMLFVPSRAGVSHSPDEWTDLADLVVGTEVLAHSLVRLDTAFAVAGSEQS, encoded by the coding sequence ATGACCGCGTCCACCGCGTCCTCAGGGTCTACCGTGGACACCCGGCTGCGCGCCGACGCGGACCGGATCGCCCACTGGCTCGACACGTTCGCCGCACTGTCCGAACCGGTCTCCGGCCCGGGCGTGACCCGGCTCGCGCACACCCCGCTCGAACGCCGCGCGCACGCACTGTTCGCCGAGTATGTCAGCTCACTCGGTCTCACCGTGCGCACCGACGCCGCGGGCAACACGATCGCCGAGCTCCCGGGCACTGAGCCGAACGCGCAGGCGCTCGGCACCGGCTCGCACCTCGACAGCGTGCCCAACGCCGGCGCGTTCGACGGCATCGCCGGCGTGGTCGCCGCCATGGAGACCGCGCGGCTCTACACCGAGCACGACGTGCGCCTGGCCCACCCCGTGCGGTTCGTCGTGTTCGCCGCGGAGGAGGGCGCGCGCTTCGGCCAGGCGTGCACCGGCAGCCGGATCGTCGCCGGGCTCACCGGCGCCGAAGACCTCGAGACCAAGTTCGACGCCCACGGTGTGAGCCTCGCCGACGCGATGCGCTCGGTCGGCCTCGACCCCGCCGGCGCGGCCGGTGCGCGCTGGCGCCCCGAGGACTGGGCCGCGTTCCTGGAGCTGCACATCGAACAGGGCAGCGTGCTCGAGTCGACGGGCCTACCGCTCGGCGTGGTCGACCTCATCTCCGGCAGTACCCGGCTGCGCCTCGACCTCACCGGCCGCGCGTCGCACACCGGCGGCACGCCCATGCACCAGCGCGCCGACGCGCTCGCCGCCGCGGCCGAGATCGTGCTGCTGATCGAGGCCATCGCCACCGACAGCCGCCACCACGGCACCCGCGCGACCGTCGGGCGGCTCGACTCCGCACCCGGCTCCATCACGACGATCGCGGGACAGGCGCAGCTGCACGTCGATGTCCGGGACGTCGACAGCGACCGCCAGCGCCAGACCGCCGCGGAGATCGTCGAGCGCGCCCACGCCCTCGCCGCGCGCCGCGGAATCGGGTTCGCCGCCCGCACCCTCGCCGACGCGTCCCCCGTGCTGCTGCCCCGTCGCGTGACCGACGTGGTCGCGGCGACGTGCGCCGAGCTCGGCTTCGCGCACCGCGTGCTGCCCAGCGGCGCCAGCCACGACGCGCAGATGGTCAACCACGTCACACCGACCGGCATGCTCTTCGTACCCAGCCGCGCCGGCGTGAGCCACAGCCCCGACGAGTGGACCGACCTCGCCGACCTCGTCGTCGGCACCGAAGTGCTCGCCCACAGCCTCGTCCGGCTCGACACCGCGTTCGCCGTCGCGGGATCGGAGCAATCATGA
- a CDS encoding dihydroorotate dehydrogenase electron transfer subunit, which produces MTTTDAQAVRDHVTPLPDTGPVPAPTWHHAEVLEHRPEADRYQYLRLHAPSIARAATAGQFVMLTAARQGERGPVLPRPMAIYRRDAEAGTIEVVYGVVGDGTRKLTTFAAGETMLVVGPLGRGFHVPDDATRVLLVGRGIGTCSLTTVAQDLAGSGTELVAVASGRTPQAVIGADFYRECGAERVLTVTDDEGTSEIARLRAELTSTLDSSPPQRILTCGSDRLAWLCRELADRWGAEVQVSLEAHMACGLGYCHGCATGTRGGPEESPLICKDGPVFRLEKTA; this is translated from the coding sequence ATGACCACCACCGACGCCCAGGCGGTCCGCGACCACGTGACGCCCCTGCCCGACACCGGCCCGGTCCCCGCTCCGACGTGGCACCACGCCGAGGTGCTGGAGCACCGTCCGGAAGCCGACCGCTACCAGTACCTGCGCCTGCACGCGCCGAGCATCGCGCGGGCCGCGACGGCCGGGCAGTTCGTGATGCTCACCGCCGCGCGCCAAGGTGAACGCGGCCCCGTGCTGCCCCGGCCGATGGCGATCTACCGCCGCGACGCCGAGGCGGGCACGATCGAGGTCGTCTACGGCGTGGTCGGTGACGGCACGCGCAAGCTCACCACGTTCGCCGCGGGCGAGACGATGCTCGTGGTCGGCCCGCTCGGCCGTGGGTTCCACGTGCCCGACGACGCCACCCGGGTGCTGCTGGTCGGGCGCGGCATCGGCACGTGCTCGCTCACCACCGTCGCGCAGGACCTCGCGGGCAGCGGCACGGAGCTGGTCGCCGTCGCGAGTGGACGGACGCCGCAGGCCGTGATCGGCGCGGACTTCTACCGCGAGTGCGGCGCCGAGCGCGTGCTCACCGTGACCGACGACGAGGGCACCAGCGAGATCGCGCGCCTGCGCGCGGAACTGACCTCCACTTTGGACAGTTCGCCACCGCAGCGGATCCTCACGTGCGGCTCGGACCGGCTGGCGTGGCTGTGTCGCGAGCTGGCCGACCGCTGGGGCGCCGAGGTGCAAGTGTCGTTGGAAGCACACATGGCCTGCGGCCTCGGCTACTGCCACGGCTGCGCCACCGGAACCCGCGGCGGGCCCGAGGAGTCGCCGCTGATCTGCAAGGACGGCCCCGTGTTCCGGCTGGAGAAGACGGCATGA
- a CDS encoding dihydroorotase, whose translation MSPLTQAPLGHAVLTGVAPFGGPPIDLVVRDGRIAELRPRGSADEPNRFDADGLVLLPAFVDLHTHLREPGGEDAETIATGTAAAAAGGYSDVFAMANCSPVTDSPERIRHVLDLAERTASCRVHAVGAITEGLAGQRLAPLEAMAAAGARLFSDDGRCVDDPVLVREALELTKRTGTVLAQHAQSGPLAGAGQINAGGAAERTGLPPWPATGEETVVARDIVLAADAGAPLHVCHVSTARSVALVRWAKDQGWAVSAEVTPHHLLLTDGEAASADPKFKVNPPLRSQGDVRALRAALLDGTIDAVATDHAPHLAEAKAADWCGAPFGMTGLETALAVVSEVLHTSRGVDWALVADRMSHAPARIGGIAASAGRPIAVGEPATFTLVDPRAGWTVDPADTAGRSHNTPFGGLSFTHRPVATVVAGAVTADRGGLFTRSAR comes from the coding sequence ATGAGCCCGCTCACGCAGGCCCCGCTCGGCCACGCGGTACTCACCGGCGTGGCCCCGTTCGGCGGCCCCCCGATCGACCTTGTGGTGCGCGACGGCCGCATCGCCGAACTGCGGCCCCGCGGCAGCGCCGACGAGCCGAACCGGTTCGACGCCGATGGTCTCGTGCTGCTGCCCGCGTTCGTCGACCTGCACACGCACCTGCGCGAGCCGGGCGGCGAGGACGCCGAGACCATCGCCACCGGTACCGCCGCCGCGGCGGCCGGCGGCTACTCCGACGTGTTCGCCATGGCCAACTGCAGCCCGGTCACCGACTCGCCCGAGCGGATCCGCCACGTGCTCGACCTGGCCGAGCGCACCGCGTCGTGCCGCGTGCACGCCGTCGGCGCCATCACCGAAGGCCTTGCGGGACAACGCCTCGCGCCGCTGGAAGCCATGGCCGCGGCCGGGGCTCGCCTGTTCTCCGACGACGGCCGCTGCGTCGACGACCCCGTCCTGGTGCGCGAAGCCCTCGAGCTGACCAAGCGGACCGGCACGGTGCTCGCCCAGCACGCCCAGTCGGGCCCGCTCGCCGGTGCCGGCCAGATCAACGCGGGCGGCGCGGCCGAGCGCACCGGACTTCCGCCGTGGCCGGCCACGGGCGAGGAAACCGTGGTGGCGCGCGACATCGTGCTCGCCGCCGACGCCGGGGCGCCGCTGCACGTCTGCCACGTGTCCACCGCGCGCTCGGTCGCGCTCGTGCGGTGGGCCAAGGACCAAGGCTGGGCCGTGAGCGCCGAGGTCACGCCGCACCACCTGCTGCTCACCGACGGCGAAGCCGCGAGCGCGGACCCCAAGTTCAAAGTCAACCCGCCTCTGCGCTCCCAGGGCGACGTCCGGGCCCTGCGGGCCGCGCTGCTCGACGGCACGATCGACGCCGTCGCCACCGACCACGCGCCGCACCTCGCCGAGGCGAAGGCCGCCGACTGGTGCGGGGCGCCGTTCGGGATGACCGGGCTGGAGACCGCGCTGGCCGTGGTGTCCGAAGTCCTGCACACCAGCCGCGGCGTCGACTGGGCGCTGGTGGCCGACCGCATGTCCCACGCCCCCGCGCGCATCGGTGGCATCGCCGCGTCCGCCGGCCGCCCGATCGCCGTCGGCGAGCCGGCCACGTTCACCCTTGTCGACCCGCGGGCCGGCTGGACGGTCGATCCCGCCGACACCGCGGGCCGCTCGCACAACACCCCGTTCGGGGGCCTGTCCTTCACCCACCGGCCCGTGGCGACGGTCGTCGCCGGCGCCGTGACCGCCGACCGCGGCGGGTTGTTCACCAGGAGTGCCCGATGA
- a CDS encoding aspartate ammonia-lyase produces MTTTRTEADLLGELAVPADAYYGVQTRRAMANFPISGLPLSTHPELVVALARVKHAAALANHDVGLLSGDKTAAIVAACEEIESGRLHEQFTVDVIQGGAGTSSNMNVNEVVTNRALELLGRPRGDYARLHPIDDVNLGQSTNDVYPTAVKLAVHAAATELLDAMAELRGALAAKGREFTDVVKIGRTQLQDAVPMTLGREFTAFAVTLGEDEQRLAEALTLLTEINLGGTAIGTGLNAHPDYARLACEHLARLTGTPLVTATDLVEATADVGVFVQLSGVLKRVAVKLSKTCNDLRLLSSGPQAGFNELRLPKVQAGSSIMPGKVNPVIPEVVNQIAFEVIGNDTTVTLAAEAGQLQLNAFEPIIAHSLLKSLHHLRTGAQTLARRCITGITANTEHLRRQVRESIGLVTALNPVIGYEAASALAKQASATGRSIHELVVDAGLLTSEQLDTLLGLPATTPG; encoded by the coding sequence ATGACCACCACCCGCACCGAAGCGGACCTGCTCGGCGAACTGGCCGTGCCCGCCGACGCGTACTACGGCGTGCAGACCCGCCGCGCCATGGCCAACTTCCCCATCAGCGGCCTGCCGCTGTCGACCCACCCCGAGCTCGTGGTTGCGCTGGCGCGTGTGAAGCACGCGGCCGCGCTGGCCAACCACGACGTCGGCCTGCTGTCCGGCGACAAGACCGCCGCGATCGTCGCCGCGTGCGAGGAGATCGAGTCCGGCCGGCTGCACGAGCAGTTCACCGTGGACGTGATCCAGGGCGGCGCGGGCACCTCGTCGAACATGAACGTGAACGAGGTCGTGACGAACCGGGCACTGGAGCTCCTCGGCCGCCCGCGCGGCGACTACGCGCGGCTGCACCCGATCGACGACGTCAACCTCGGCCAGTCCACCAACGACGTCTACCCCACCGCCGTGAAGCTCGCGGTGCACGCGGCCGCGACCGAGCTGCTCGACGCCATGGCCGAGCTGCGCGGCGCGCTGGCCGCTAAGGGCCGCGAGTTCACCGACGTCGTGAAGATCGGGCGCACCCAGCTGCAGGACGCCGTGCCCATGACCCTGGGCCGCGAGTTCACCGCGTTCGCCGTGACGCTCGGCGAGGACGAGCAGCGGCTGGCCGAGGCGCTCACCTTGCTGACCGAGATCAACCTCGGCGGCACCGCGATCGGCACGGGCCTCAACGCGCACCCCGACTACGCGCGCCTGGCGTGCGAGCACCTCGCCCGGCTCACCGGCACGCCGCTCGTCACCGCCACCGACCTCGTGGAGGCGACGGCCGACGTCGGCGTGTTCGTGCAGCTCTCCGGCGTGCTCAAGCGCGTGGCCGTGAAACTTTCCAAGACCTGCAACGATCTTCGGCTGCTGTCCTCGGGTCCGCAGGCCGGGTTCAACGAGCTGCGGCTGCCGAAGGTGCAGGCCGGGTCGAGCATCATGCCGGGCAAGGTCAACCCCGTGATCCCCGAGGTCGTCAACCAGATCGCCTTCGAGGTGATCGGCAACGACACCACCGTCACACTCGCCGCCGAGGCCGGGCAGCTGCAGCTCAACGCGTTCGAGCCGATCATCGCCCACTCGCTGCTGAAGTCGCTGCACCACCTGCGCACGGGCGCGCAGACGCTGGCGCGCCGCTGCATCACCGGCATCACGGCCAACACCGAGCACCTGCGCCGCCAGGTCCGCGAGTCCATCGGCCTCGTCACGGCACTGAACCCGGTGATCGGCTACGAAGCGGCGAGCGCGCTCGCCAAGCAGGCTTCGGCCACCGGCCGCTCGATCCACGAGCTCGTGGTCGACGCCGGCCTGCTCACCTCCGAGCAGCTCGACACGTTGCTGGGCCTGCCTGCGACCACTCCGGGCTGA
- a CDS encoding three-helix bundle dimerization domain-containing protein: MSTQTLGALAPEQPDTPFGHLEDRLSRDFAAIGAESVHDFVQRERARFTDAPIQAFVPILVERAVRAALGRPQPA, from the coding sequence ATGAGCACGCAGACCCTCGGAGCCCTGGCCCCGGAGCAGCCCGACACCCCCTTCGGGCACCTGGAAGACCGCCTCAGCCGCGACTTCGCGGCCATCGGCGCCGAGTCCGTGCACGACTTCGTGCAGCGCGAGCGGGCCCGCTTCACCGACGCGCCGATCCAGGCGTTCGTGCCGATCCTGGTCGAGCGCGCCGTCCGCGCCGCGCTGGGCCGCCCGCAGCCCGCCTGA
- a CDS encoding MurR/RpiR family transcriptional regulator: protein MTAHDDRTDSLSARVEERLAGLSPAEQRVAEYLRSHQQAILLSTAGDLGVLSGTSDATVVRAVKALGYSGLPELKRVVGRYVVGDTNPATRLRERIERTGDDTDALLDQVLTESLERLTETRRLLADPEFTAAVDLLDSAAEVLGYGLGPSELPMQYLVTRLHRLGRRAWSTSATGFRLADDLLRLKENDVVVLCVPDRLLHDVKTLAEHARSVGARVLLVTNSLRPTLGDQVDVVLAAVHSVSGLTHEGLGATLVVDCLMAGLARKDPAAVSDNIDLLTALRTALVPRDMRARWPGRE, encoded by the coding sequence GTGACCGCCCACGACGACCGGACCGACTCGCTCAGCGCTCGTGTCGAGGAGCGGCTCGCCGGGCTGTCGCCGGCCGAGCAGCGCGTGGCGGAGTACCTGCGCAGCCACCAGCAGGCGATCCTGCTGTCCACGGCCGGCGACCTCGGCGTACTGAGCGGCACGAGCGACGCGACGGTCGTCCGCGCGGTGAAGGCGCTGGGCTACTCCGGCCTGCCGGAGCTCAAGCGCGTCGTGGGCCGGTACGTCGTCGGCGACACCAACCCGGCCACGCGCCTGCGCGAGCGCATCGAGCGGACCGGCGACGACACCGACGCCCTGCTCGACCAGGTGCTCACCGAGTCGCTCGAACGGCTCACGGAGACGCGCCGGCTGCTGGCCGACCCCGAGTTCACCGCCGCAGTGGACCTGCTGGACTCCGCGGCCGAGGTGCTCGGGTACGGCCTCGGCCCGTCCGAGCTGCCGATGCAATACCTCGTGACCCGCCTGCACCGGCTCGGCCGGCGCGCCTGGAGCACCTCGGCCACGGGCTTCCGGCTCGCCGACGACCTGTTGCGCCTCAAGGAGAACGACGTCGTGGTGCTGTGCGTGCCCGACCGGCTCCTGCACGACGTCAAAACTCTCGCCGAGCACGCGCGCTCGGTCGGCGCGCGCGTGCTGCTCGTGACCAACTCCTTGCGGCCCACGCTCGGCGACCAGGTCGACGTCGTCCTCGCGGCCGTGCACTCGGTCAGCGGCCTGACGCACGAGGGACTCGGGGCGACACTGGTCGTCGACTGCCTGATGGCGGGGCTGGCGCGCAAGGACCCGGCAGCCGTCTCCGACAACATCGACCTGCTGACCGCCTTGCGCACCGCCCTGGTGCCCCGCGACATGCGGGCGCGGTGGCCCGGCCGGGAGTGA